In Bombyx mori chromosome 11, ASM3026992v2, one genomic interval encodes:
- the LOC101737745 gene encoding peroxisomal membrane protein PMP34, producing MTSLLSYETLVHATAGATGSVVGMTIFYPLDTLRSRIQVEDSKKLQGSTLGLLIKLASEEGIQSLYRGLSPVLQSISVSNFVYFYSFHALRNISSQPTTALPDLLFGLIAGSINVILTSPLWVVNTRMKLEKNNYKNLFEGLLELARTEGAKGLWSGTVPSLLLVSNPAIQFMVYESLKRTFMSQGSFHTYTSFLVGATAKSVATILTYPLQVIQSRLRAGTNLKTLVKDIKSKPISMFRGLEAKLLQTVMTAALMFVVYEKLANLVLIIMRIEKENTH from the exons ATGACATCATTATTAAGTTATGAGACTTTAGTGCACGCTACAGCTGGTGCTACG GGCAGCGTCGTGGGCATGACAATATTTTATCCGTTAGATACACTCAGATCGCGGATTCaag TTGAAGATTCGAAGAAGTTACAAGGATCGACACTGggattattaataaaactagcTAGTGAAGAAGGTATTCAGTCTCTTTACAGAGGTTTATCACCAGTTTTACAGTCAATTTCAGTATCCAACTTTGTTTACTTTTACTCATTCCATGCATTACGAAATATATCTTCCCAGCCAACAACAGCATTGCCTGATCTACTTTTTGGTTTAATTGCTGGAAGTATCAATGTTATTTTAACATCACCGCTATGGGTTGTAAACACAAGAATGAAGTtggaaaaaaacaattacaaaaatttatttgaaGGCCTCCTTGAACTAGCAAGAACTGAAGGCGCAAAAGGCCTCTGGTCTGGCACTGTTCCTTCACTACTTCTGGTTTCAAATCCAGCTATTCAGTTTATGGTGTATGAATCTCTAAAACGAACATTTATGTCCCAAGGCTCATTCCATACATACACATCATTTTTAGTTGGGGCTACAGCAAAATCTGTAGCCACAATCCTAACCTACCCCTTGCAAGTAATTCAATCTAGACTTCGTGCTGGTACTAATTTGAAAACATTGGTGAAAGATATTAAGTCAAAACCAATTTCAATGTTCCGTGGACTGGAAGCCAAGCTTTTGCAAACAGTCATGACCGCTGCTTTGATGTTTGTTGTTTATGAAAAACTtgctaatttagttttaattattatgagaATTGAGAAGGAAAATACTCACTGA